Proteins found in one Betaproteobacteria bacterium genomic segment:
- a CDS encoding molybdopterin-dependent oxidoreductase translates to MTSTIGQAIPRKEDYRFLTGAGLFTDDVQLLSQLHAYFLRSPHAHARIRAIDVAAAKTAAGVAAVITGADLDGKVNGLPCGWLITDVNGQPMKEPPHPPLATGKARYVGDAVAVVIAETLNEAKDAAEKIVVDYEVLPAVVDPAKARSAGAPPVHDEAPDNTCFVWSIGDKQAVDAAFAQAAHVTRLELVNNRLIPNAIEPRAAVAAYNRGEDSYTLHVTSQNPHVERLLMSAFVLNLPEHKLRVISPDVGGGFGSKIFLYPEETVLTWASRQVERPIKWTAERSEAFLADAHGRDHVTQAELALDREGKFLAMRVHTTAAMGAYLSTFAPCIPTILYATLLSGQYATPQIYCEVAAVFTNTAPVDAYRGAGRPEATYVVERLVETAAREMKIAPAELRRRNFITSFPHQTPVALCYDTGNYEATLAEAMRIADAAGFEERRKEAQTRGKLRGLGYSAYIEACGLAPSNVAGSLGARAGLFEAGEVRVHPTGKVTVFTGSHSHGQGHETTFAQVVADRLGIELGDVDIVHGDTGRIAFGMGTYGSRSIAVGGTAIVRAADKVIAKAKKIAAHLLEAADTDIEFVDGKFTIAGTDRSVPFAQVALTAYVPHNYPLDKLEPGLDETAFYDPANFTFPAGTHICEVEIDPATGETRIERFTAVDDFGKVINPMIVEGQVHGGLAQGIGQALLEGCVYDAESGQLLTGSLMDYALPRSDDLPSFDVALKETPCTHNPLGVKGCGEAGAIGAPAAVMNAITDAVWSLGIRDLPMPATPQTVWRAIRSAPQGRAAKT, encoded by the coding sequence ATGACCAGCACCATCGGCCAAGCCATCCCGCGCAAGGAAGACTATCGCTTCCTCACCGGAGCGGGGTTGTTCACCGACGACGTGCAGCTGCTCAGCCAGCTGCACGCGTATTTCCTGCGCTCGCCGCACGCGCACGCGCGCATCCGTGCCATCGACGTGGCGGCTGCAAAGACGGCGGCGGGCGTCGCGGCGGTAATCACCGGCGCCGACCTGGACGGCAAGGTAAACGGACTGCCCTGCGGCTGGCTCATCACCGACGTGAACGGCCAGCCGATGAAGGAGCCGCCGCATCCGCCGCTCGCCACGGGCAAGGCACGCTACGTCGGCGATGCGGTCGCGGTCGTGATCGCCGAAACCCTGAACGAGGCCAAGGACGCGGCCGAGAAGATCGTGGTGGACTACGAGGTGCTGCCCGCGGTAGTCGATCCGGCCAAGGCACGCTCGGCCGGTGCGCCGCCGGTCCACGACGAGGCGCCCGACAACACCTGCTTCGTTTGGTCGATCGGCGACAAGCAGGCGGTCGACGCCGCGTTCGCCCAGGCAGCGCACGTCACCCGGCTCGAGCTCGTGAACAATCGCCTGATACCGAATGCCATAGAGCCGCGGGCCGCGGTCGCCGCCTACAACCGGGGCGAGGACAGCTACACGCTGCACGTGACCTCGCAGAATCCGCACGTCGAGCGCCTGCTGATGAGCGCTTTCGTGCTCAACTTGCCCGAGCACAAGCTGCGCGTCATCTCGCCCGATGTCGGCGGCGGCTTCGGCTCGAAGATCTTCCTCTACCCGGAAGAGACGGTGCTCACCTGGGCCTCGCGCCAGGTCGAGCGGCCGATCAAGTGGACCGCGGAGCGCAGCGAAGCCTTCCTCGCCGACGCCCACGGCCGCGATCACGTCACCCAGGCCGAGCTCGCGCTCGATCGCGAGGGCAAGTTCCTGGCCATGCGCGTGCATACCACGGCCGCGATGGGCGCTTACCTCTCGACTTTCGCCCCCTGCATCCCGACCATTCTTTACGCCACCCTGCTCTCCGGCCAGTACGCCACGCCGCAGATCTATTGCGAGGTGGCCGCGGTTTTCACCAACACCGCGCCGGTCGATGCCTATCGCGGCGCGGGCAGGCCGGAAGCGACCTACGTGGTGGAACGGCTGGTCGAGACCGCGGCGCGCGAAATGAAGATCGCGCCGGCGGAGCTGCGGCGGCGCAATTTCATCACGAGCTTTCCGCACCAGACGCCGGTCGCGTTGTGCTACGACACCGGCAACTACGAGGCGACGCTGGCCGAGGCGATGCGGATCGCCGACGCGGCCGGATTCGAGGAGCGGCGCAAGGAAGCCCAGACGCGCGGCAAGCTGCGCGGCCTCGGCTACTCGGCCTACATCGAGGCTTGCGGGCTCGCGCCGTCCAATGTCGCGGGCTCGCTGGGCGCGCGCGCGGGCCTGTTCGAAGCCGGCGAAGTGCGCGTGCACCCGACCGGGAAAGTGACCGTGTTCACCGGCTCGCACAGCCATGGCCAGGGGCACGAGACGACGTTCGCGCAAGTGGTCGCGGATCGGCTCGGCATCGAGCTGGGCGACGTCGATATCGTGCATGGCGATACCGGCCGCATCGCCTTCGGCATGGGAACGTATGGCTCGCGCTCGATCGCGGTGGGCGGCACGGCCATCGTGCGCGCGGCTGACAAAGTGATCGCCAAGGCCAAGAAGATCGCCGCGCACCTGCTGGAGGCCGCCGACACCGACATCGAGTTCGTCGACGGCAAATTCACCATCGCGGGCACGGACCGCAGCGTGCCGTTCGCGCAGGTCGCACTCACCGCCTACGTCCCGCACAACTACCCGCTGGACAAGCTCGAACCAGGGCTCGACGAAACCGCGTTCTACGACCCGGCCAATTTCACCTTCCCCGCCGGCACGCACATCTGCGAAGTCGAGATCGATCCGGCGACCGGCGAGACTCGCATCGAGCGCTTCACCGCGGTCGACGACTTCGGCAAGGTGATCAATCCCATGATCGTCGAGGGCCAGGTGCACGGCGGGCTCGCACAGGGCATCGGCCAGGCGCTGCTCGAAGGCTGCGTGTACGATGCCGAGAGCGGACAGCTGCTGACCGGATCGCTCATGGACTACGCCTTGCCGCGCAGCGACGACCTGCCGAGCTTCGACGTGGCGCTCAAGGAAACCCCGTGCACGCACAATCCGCTGGGCGTGAAAGGCTGCGGCGAAGCGGGCGCCATCGGCGCACCGGCCGCGGTCATGAACGCGATCACCGATGCGGTGTGGTCGCTCGGGATTCGCGATCTGCCCATGCCCGCGACGCCGCAGACCGTGTGGCGTGCGATCCGATCCGCGCCCCAGGGCCGGGCGGCGAAAACCTAG
- a CDS encoding CoA-binding protein, translating into MSGSRSTEEAAQRAQLASVVFRPDAIALVGASDDPSRLTSRPQRVLRRHGYNGSIVPIHPTGDRIAGERAYQSLAAVPEAPDHAFVMLPSVAVPQAIEDCAAAGVKVATILSAGFSETGARGRRRQDAIVAVARAAGMRLIGPNCLGLINVCGNFALSANAVFEHETLRPGALSVISQSGSMLGAIVTRAQERGLGFSKLISVGNECDLAVGELTHLLVDDADTRAILLFLEALRDADILAAAAQRAFQADKPVIAFMLGRSAAGREAAATHTGTLAADARVAKAFFHANGILCVDVFEALFETAQLVLGHRPPAGRRVGTVTVSGGAAAMVVDRLGLSGIALAPPPAHVVENLAARRIRTTDARVIDLPMGRADGGAYAAVLDELIASDHCDLVLAVQGSNAAYAPDSVRERVLAAKRGGKPLAVFVGPRAERALLLLEEHGVAAFRTPEACASAIQAYLDWHAPQPRARVPETLARVLRAAIRAAGGGWLNEYEAAKVLAAVGIPFAPACVVQSGADPVDLPFPVAAKLLSRDIAHKTDLGGVLLDIADAAALARSVDAILASARSLRPHARIDGVLVQAMQRGLGEAIVGFRRDPQVGPIVLVGAGGSMAEFCGDPAIRLAPVSIATAAAMIGEVPALAPLRGLPMAPLRGLRNRPPGDLSAFAQTIHRLSLLACDATVLEAEINPLIVAAEGVVAVDALVRLADACTGELR; encoded by the coding sequence ATGTCGGGATCAAGGTCAACTGAGGAGGCCGCGCAACGCGCGCAGCTGGCAAGCGTTGTCTTTCGCCCCGACGCAATCGCACTGGTCGGTGCATCCGACGATCCATCCCGGCTGACCTCCCGCCCGCAACGGGTGCTGCGCCGCCACGGCTACAACGGCAGCATCGTCCCGATCCACCCGACGGGGGATCGCATCGCCGGCGAACGCGCCTACCAGTCGCTGGCCGCCGTACCCGAAGCACCCGATCACGCCTTCGTCATGCTGCCGTCCGTGGCGGTACCCCAGGCGATCGAGGATTGCGCCGCGGCCGGCGTGAAGGTCGCGACCATCCTGAGTGCCGGCTTCAGCGAAACCGGTGCACGCGGCCGGCGCCGCCAGGACGCAATCGTCGCCGTGGCCCGAGCCGCGGGGATGCGCCTGATCGGACCGAACTGCCTCGGCCTCATCAACGTCTGCGGCAACTTCGCGCTCTCCGCCAACGCCGTTTTCGAGCACGAGACCCTGCGGCCCGGGGCTTTGAGCGTGATATCGCAAAGCGGCTCGATGCTCGGCGCGATCGTCACGCGGGCGCAGGAGCGCGGACTCGGCTTCTCCAAGCTGATCTCGGTCGGCAATGAATGCGACCTCGCGGTCGGCGAGCTGACGCATCTGCTGGTCGACGACGCCGATACCCGCGCCATCCTGCTTTTCCTGGAGGCGCTGCGCGATGCGGATATCCTGGCAGCAGCCGCCCAGCGGGCATTCCAGGCAGACAAGCCGGTGATCGCGTTCATGCTGGGCCGATCCGCGGCCGGGCGGGAAGCTGCCGCCACGCACACCGGAACCCTGGCGGCCGATGCGCGCGTCGCGAAGGCTTTTTTTCATGCGAACGGCATCCTATGCGTGGACGTGTTCGAGGCACTGTTCGAAACGGCGCAGCTGGTGCTCGGCCATCGGCCGCCCGCCGGCCGCCGCGTCGGCACAGTGACCGTGAGCGGCGGCGCGGCCGCGATGGTGGTGGATCGGCTCGGGCTATCCGGCATCGCACTCGCGCCGCCGCCTGCGCACGTGGTCGAAAATCTCGCTGCCCGGCGTATTCGCACTACGGATGCTCGGGTGATCGATCTGCCGATGGGCCGTGCCGACGGCGGTGCTTATGCCGCCGTTTTGGACGAGCTGATCGCATCGGATCATTGCGATCTGGTGCTCGCCGTGCAGGGATCCAACGCGGCCTACGCGCCGGACTCGGTTCGCGAACGCGTACTGGCGGCAAAGCGGGGTGGGAAACCGCTCGCCGTTTTCGTCGGCCCGCGCGCCGAACGTGCGCTGTTGTTGCTCGAGGAGCACGGCGTGGCGGCCTTTCGTACGCCCGAAGCGTGCGCCAGCGCGATCCAGGCGTATCTCGATTGGCATGCGCCGCAGCCGCGCGCACGGGTGCCCGAAACCCTTGCGCGCGTCCTGCGTGCCGCGATCCGGGCAGCCGGCGGCGGGTGGTTGAACGAGTACGAAGCAGCGAAAGTGCTTGCTGCCGTCGGCATTCCGTTCGCGCCTGCGTGCGTGGTGCAAAGCGGCGCCGACCCGGTCGACCTGCCGTTCCCGGTCGCGGCGAAGCTCTTGTCGCGCGATATCGCCCACAAAACCGATCTGGGCGGCGTGCTGCTCGACATTGCGGATGCGGCCGCATTGGCTCGTTCGGTCGATGCGATCCTGGCCAGCGCGCGCTCGCTCCGTCCGCATGCACGGATCGACGGGGTGCTGGTGCAGGCGATGCAGCGTGGCCTGGGCGAGGCGATCGTCGGCTTTCGCCGCGACCCGCAGGTCGGCCCGATCGTGCTGGTCGGCGCCGGCGGAAGCATGGCCGAATTCTGCGGCGATCCCGCGATTCGCCTGGCGCCCGTCAGCATCGCCACCGCCGCTGCCATGATCGGCGAAGTGCCTGCGCTGGCGCCGCTGCGCGGCCTTCCGATGGCGCCGCTGCGCGGCCTTCGCAACCGGCCGCCCGGCGACCTGAGCGCGTTCGCGCAGACCATTCATCGCCTGTCGCTGCTCGCGTGCGACGCGACGGTATTGGAGGCGGAAATCAATCCGCTGATCGTGGCAGCCGAGGGCGTGGTTGCAGTCGACGCGCTGGTGCGCCTGGCCGATGCATGCACCGGCGAGCTGCGCTGA
- a CDS encoding AAA family ATPase — translation MLPDSVDTTLELLARADYVADRSLATVVYLALRMGRPLFLEGEAGVGKTEVAKVLAQGLDTRLVRLQCYEGLDVSSALYEWDYSRQMLEIRLAEASGVKSRQAIANELFSERFLLRRPLMQAIDFGDLPAPVLLIDELDRADEPFEAFLLEVLSDFQVSVPELGVFKAPTPPIVVLTSNRTREIHDAVKRRCLYHWIDYPEAERELEILRRKAPAAAQTLARQVVAFVQRLRTLELFKNPGIAESIEWCNAIVALDRSELDAPTADATLGALLKYQDDMARVRGAEAARILAELPAAMA, via the coding sequence ATGTTGCCCGATTCCGTCGATACCACGCTCGAACTGCTCGCGCGCGCCGACTACGTCGCCGACCGCAGCCTGGCGACCGTGGTGTACCTCGCCCTGCGCATGGGCCGGCCGCTGTTCCTGGAGGGCGAAGCCGGTGTCGGCAAGACCGAGGTGGCGAAGGTCCTGGCGCAGGGTCTCGATACGCGGCTGGTGCGGCTGCAGTGCTACGAGGGTCTGGATGTTTCCTCGGCGCTCTACGAGTGGGATTACTCGCGCCAGATGCTGGAGATCCGCCTGGCGGAAGCATCCGGCGTGAAGTCGCGCCAGGCGATCGCCAACGAGCTTTTCAGCGAGCGCTTCCTGCTGCGCCGCCCGCTCATGCAGGCCATCGATTTCGGCGACTTGCCCGCACCGGTGTTGCTGATCGACGAGCTCGACCGCGCCGATGAGCCGTTCGAGGCCTTCCTGCTGGAGGTTCTGTCGGACTTCCAGGTGAGCGTGCCGGAGCTCGGGGTGTTCAAGGCGCCGACGCCACCGATCGTCGTGCTTACGTCGAACCGTACGCGCGAGATCCACGATGCCGTCAAGCGCCGCTGCCTCTATCACTGGATCGACTACCCGGAAGCGGAGCGCGAGCTGGAGATCCTGCGGCGCAAGGCGCCGGCCGCGGCGCAGACGCTGGCGCGCCAGGTGGTCGCGTTCGTGCAGCGGTTGCGCACGCTGGAACTGTTCAAGAATCCCGGCATTGCCGAAAGCATCGAATGGTGCAATGCGATCGTGGCGCTGGACCGTTCGGAGCTGGATGCGCCCACGGCCGATGCCACGCTGGGGGCGCTGCTCAAATACCAGGACGACATGGCCCGCGTTCGCGGCGCCGAAGCCGCTCGCATCCTGGCCGAGCTGCCCGCCGCCATGGCATAG
- a CDS encoding carbon monoxide dehydrogenase has protein sequence MYAFDYARPESLKDAAAALRRNAEARLLAGGQTLVPALRMRLAQTPFLVDLSGIAELAGIRAGNNVVSIGAMTRHAEVAASREVQRAIPALARLAAGIGDRQVRNQGTLGGSLANSDPGADYPAAVLGLGATVVTNKREIAADKFFLGLFETALKPGEIILRVDFPQPLRAGYAKFRQPASRFALVGVFVCDTASGVRVAVTGAGPCAFRAKRMEKVLAKDFTPKAIEKIVLPAEGLNADMHAAADYRAHLVTVMAQRAVEQAAKI, from the coding sequence GTGTATGCCTTCGACTACGCCCGGCCGGAATCGCTGAAAGACGCAGCCGCGGCGCTGCGCCGCAATGCCGAAGCGCGCCTGCTGGCGGGCGGCCAGACCCTGGTGCCCGCACTGCGGATGCGGCTGGCGCAGACGCCGTTCCTGGTCGACCTTTCCGGCATCGCGGAGCTCGCCGGCATCCGCGCCGGCAACAATGTCGTGTCGATCGGCGCCATGACGCGCCATGCGGAAGTAGCCGCATCGCGCGAGGTGCAGCGCGCGATCCCGGCGCTTGCCCGTCTGGCGGCCGGCATCGGCGATCGGCAGGTGCGCAACCAGGGCACCCTGGGCGGTTCGCTCGCCAACAGCGACCCCGGCGCGGACTACCCGGCCGCCGTGCTGGGCCTCGGCGCCACCGTAGTCACCAACAAGCGCGAGATCGCGGCCGACAAGTTCTTCCTGGGATTGTTCGAGACCGCGCTCAAGCCGGGCGAGATCATCCTGCGGGTCGATTTCCCGCAGCCCCTGCGCGCCGGATATGCCAAGTTCCGCCAGCCCGCCTCGCGCTTCGCGCTGGTCGGCGTGTTCGTCTGCGATACCGCCAGCGGCGTGCGCGTGGCCGTGACGGGCGCCGGCCCGTGCGCTTTCCGTGCCAAGCGCATGGAGAAGGTGCTGGCCAAGGACTTCACGCCCAAGGCGATCGAGAAGATCGTGCTGCCCGCCGAAGGCCTCAACGCCGACATGCACGCGGCGGCCGACTATCGCGCGCACCTGGTCACGGTGATGGCGCAGCGCGCCGTCGAGCAGGCGGCCAAGATCTAA
- a CDS encoding carbon monoxide dehydrogenase — protein MEMTGEQQIPVSQQKTWQALNDLEVLKACIPGCESIVPSGENEYDVVLTAKVGPVSARFKGKLKLADMNPPESYNLAFEGQGGVAGFARGSAQVNLTPEGDEKTRLGYAVKANVGGKLAQIGSRLIDGAARKLAEQFFSAFNKHVTASGEA, from the coding sequence ATGGAAATGACCGGCGAGCAGCAAATCCCGGTGTCGCAGCAAAAAACCTGGCAAGCGCTGAACGACCTGGAGGTGCTGAAGGCGTGCATCCCCGGCTGCGAATCGATCGTGCCGAGCGGCGAGAACGAATACGACGTTGTCCTGACTGCCAAGGTCGGCCCCGTAAGTGCCAGATTCAAGGGTAAGCTCAAGCTGGCCGACATGAACCCGCCGGAATCCTACAACCTCGCCTTCGAGGGTCAGGGCGGGGTGGCCGGATTTGCGCGCGGCAGCGCCCAGGTGAATCTGACGCCCGAAGGCGACGAAAAGACTCGCCTGGGATACGCGGTCAAGGCGAATGTCGGCGGCAAGCTCGCCCAGATCGGCTCGCGCCTGATCGATGGCGCGGCAAGGAAGCTCGCCGAGCAGTTCTTCAGCGCCTTCAACAAGCACGTAACCGCTTCCGGCGAGGCTTGA
- a CDS encoding glutathione S-transferase, with protein MLRIWGRRNSINVQKVLWCCGELNVQFERIDAGMEFGINNTPEYLAKNPNARVPTIEEGDWVLWESHAIVRYLCGVHGLGTLWPGSPRAFADVDKWMDWYHTSFEPDLRVVFWQLIRTAPEKRDMAAVEAARLRCIKALALLDAQLTGKKFLGGTTFTMGDIPLGVAAYRWFALNVERPALRNVEAWYLRLTERPAYQQHVMLPLT; from the coding sequence ATGCTGAGAATCTGGGGGCGCAGAAACTCGATCAACGTGCAGAAGGTGTTGTGGTGCTGCGGCGAGCTGAACGTCCAGTTCGAGCGCATCGATGCCGGGATGGAGTTCGGCATCAACAATACCCCGGAATATCTCGCCAAGAATCCCAACGCTCGCGTGCCCACGATCGAGGAAGGCGACTGGGTTCTGTGGGAATCGCACGCCATCGTGCGTTATCTGTGCGGCGTGCACGGGCTGGGCACGCTGTGGCCCGGAAGCCCGCGAGCCTTCGCCGACGTCGACAAGTGGATGGACTGGTACCACACCAGCTTCGAGCCGGACTTGCGTGTCGTGTTCTGGCAACTGATCCGGACCGCGCCGGAGAAGCGCGACATGGCCGCGGTCGAGGCCGCGCGTCTTCGCTGCATCAAGGCCCTGGCGCTGCTCGACGCTCAGCTCACGGGCAAGAAGTTCCTCGGCGGTACGACCTTCACCATGGGCGATATTCCACTCGGAGTCGCGGCCTATCGCTGGTTCGCCCTGAACGTCGAGCGGCCCGCGCTGCGCAATGTCGAAGCCTGGTACCTGCGCCTGACCGAGCGTCCGGCATACCAGCAGCATGTCATGCTGCCACTGACCTGA
- a CDS encoding VWA domain-containing protein, producing MNAPEQSSRLAANVVHFARLLRRAGLPVGVDKTLAAVEAAAWVGPERRADLRSALAATLIDRAEQRELFDQAFRLFWQPHPATNPAARLPRVAGPLARGQPEQRMSNRLADALRSAHASQQPPRGEEITLDAALTSSRREVLRQRDFESMSADEARCAKRVLRELNLPLPLRTSRRYRPHTSGAALDLRATLRHNLKHGGEWIVRRRRIQRSQPRDLVVLCDISGSMARYARMLLHFLHGLGSLRRGMHTFVFGTRLTNVSRALRERDVDQALAAVGRAVPDWSGGTRIGACLREFNQRWSRRVLSRGGVVLLISDGLDAGVGSDLDAQMRRLRASCASLLWLNPLLRFPGFEPRAAGILSMLPYVDYFLPAHNLSSLADLGRVFRALPGRSSRAMT from the coding sequence ATGAACGCACCCGAGCAATCCAGCCGGCTTGCGGCCAACGTGGTTCATTTCGCCCGCCTGCTGCGCCGTGCCGGACTGCCGGTCGGCGTGGACAAGACGCTGGCCGCGGTGGAAGCGGCCGCCTGGGTGGGTCCGGAGCGCCGGGCCGACCTGCGTTCAGCGCTTGCCGCCACCCTGATCGATCGCGCCGAGCAGCGCGAGCTGTTCGACCAAGCATTCCGGCTCTTCTGGCAACCGCACCCGGCCACGAATCCCGCTGCGCGCCTGCCCAGAGTTGCCGGGCCGCTTGCCCGAGGCCAGCCGGAGCAGCGCATGAGCAACCGCCTGGCCGATGCACTGCGCAGCGCCCATGCTTCCCAGCAGCCGCCTCGGGGCGAGGAGATCACGCTCGACGCCGCCCTGACATCGTCGCGGCGGGAAGTGCTGCGGCAGCGGGATTTCGAATCCATGTCGGCCGACGAGGCTCGGTGCGCGAAGCGGGTTCTGCGCGAGCTCAATCTGCCGCTGCCCTTGCGCACCAGCCGCCGTTACCGGCCGCACACGAGCGGCGCTGCCCTCGATCTGCGCGCAACGCTGCGGCATAACCTCAAGCACGGCGGTGAATGGATCGTGCGCCGGCGCCGCATTCAGCGCAGCCAGCCGCGCGACCTGGTGGTCCTGTGCGACATCTCGGGCTCGATGGCCCGTTATGCCCGCATGCTGCTGCACTTCCTGCACGGGCTCGGCAGCCTCCGGCGCGGCATGCACACCTTCGTTTTCGGCACGCGCCTCACCAATGTCTCGCGGGCGTTGCGTGAGCGCGACGTCGACCAGGCGCTGGCCGCGGTCGGCCGGGCCGTGCCCGACTGGTCGGGCGGAACCCGCATCGGCGCCTGCCTGCGCGAATTCAACCAGCGCTGGTCGCGCCGGGTGCTGAGCCGCGGCGGTGTCGTTCTGCTCATCAGCGACGGCCTGGACGCAGGCGTTGGCAGCGACCTCGATGCCCAGATGCGCCGCTTGCGCGCTTCCTGCGCCTCGCTCCTGTGGCTCAATCCGCTGTTGCGATTCCCCGGTTTCGAGCCGCGCGCGGCAGGTATCCTCAGCATGCTCCCTTACGTGGATTACTTTCTGCCGGCGCACAATCTGTCGAGCCTTGCCGATCTCGGGCGCGTATTTCGCGCACTGCCCGGGCGCAGCTCCAGAGCCATGACGTAG
- a CDS encoding 2Fe-2S iron-sulfur cluster binding domain-containing protein, whose translation MAISLSLNVNGKPVSTEVEPRMLLVQLLREHLHLTGTHVGCDTGQCGACTVHLNGRAVKSCTLLALQAQGAEVTTIEGVAPGGGDLHPMQAAFRQHHGLQCGFCTPGMVMNAIDLVRSQPNLTEADVRNGLDGNLCRCTGYHNIVKAVLSGASAMKGKP comes from the coding sequence ATGGCAATTTCCCTCTCCCTCAATGTCAACGGCAAGCCCGTGTCGACCGAGGTCGAGCCGCGCATGCTGCTGGTGCAGCTGCTGCGCGAGCACCTGCACCTCACGGGCACTCACGTCGGCTGCGACACCGGGCAATGCGGCGCCTGCACCGTGCACCTGAACGGCCGGGCCGTAAAAAGTTGCACACTGCTCGCGCTGCAGGCGCAGGGCGCGGAGGTGACGACGATCGAAGGCGTTGCGCCCGGCGGCGGCGACCTGCATCCCATGCAAGCCGCATTTCGGCAGCACCATGGCCTGCAGTGCGGGTTTTGCACGCCAGGGATGGTAATGAACGCGATCGACCTGGTCCGCTCGCAGCCGAACCTCACGGAAGCCGACGTGCGCAACGGCCTGGACGGCAATCTGTGCCGGTGCACCGGCTATCACAACATCGTGAAGGCGGTATTGAGCGGCGCCAGCGCGATGAAAGGCAAACCATGA
- a CDS encoding PEP-CTERM sorting domain-containing protein (PEP-CTERM proteins occur, often in large numbers, in the proteomes of bacteria that also encode an exosortase, a predicted intramembrane cysteine proteinase. The presence of a PEP-CTERM domain at a protein's C-terminus predicts cleavage within the sorting domain, followed by covalent anchoring to some some component of the (usually Gram-negative) cell surface. Many PEP-CTERM proteins exhibit an unusual sequence composition that includes large numbers of potential glycosylation sites. Expression of one such protein has been shown restore the ability of a bacterium to form floc, a type of biofilm.) gives MRSIIAGSLTALALCGPAFAGPIVDGSVADWGITVGDGNSSDFSSPAVANVIKLYTALEDNNDLAGDSGALGPHFGGQNYDVEFMGVAIDSSRLYIAVVTGQRPDNGFARFSPGDIRIVANNGAVYGIEVGGGAGGVAGGLLTEGGGAAGSTYSLNGNGFTIGYADSLRTVGSIWKDPTWLLDPIASEAEVQMANAGGTQVGMADFAYTRNADPTTQHSVIELSIDRGIFVGASELDIYWAPSCNNDVLEVQDDLPARVPEPGTLGTLAAGLLALRWVRRRR, from the coding sequence ATGCGCAGCATCATCGCGGGCAGCCTGACGGCGCTCGCACTTTGCGGCCCAGCTTTTGCGGGCCCGATCGTAGACGGAAGCGTGGCCGACTGGGGCATCACAGTCGGTGACGGCAACAGCAGCGACTTCTCCAGCCCCGCGGTGGCGAACGTCATCAAGCTCTACACCGCGCTCGAGGACAACAACGATTTGGCCGGCGATTCGGGCGCTCTGGGGCCCCATTTCGGCGGCCAGAACTACGACGTCGAATTCATGGGCGTCGCGATCGACAGTTCACGCCTGTACATCGCCGTCGTCACCGGCCAGCGTCCGGACAATGGCTTCGCTCGCTTCAGTCCCGGGGACATCCGGATCGTTGCCAACAACGGAGCCGTATATGGCATCGAGGTAGGCGGCGGCGCGGGCGGGGTCGCGGGCGGGCTCCTCACCGAAGGCGGCGGCGCGGCGGGCTCCACCTACAGCCTGAATGGCAACGGCTTCACCATCGGTTACGCCGACAGCCTGCGCACGGTGGGATCGATCTGGAAAGACCCGACCTGGTTGCTCGACCCCATTGCCTCCGAGGCCGAAGTGCAGATGGCAAACGCCGGCGGCACTCAGGTCGGCATGGCGGATTTTGCGTATACGCGCAACGCCGATCCGACCACGCAGCACTCGGTGATCGAGCTGTCGATCGATCGCGGCATCTTCGTCGGCGCAAGCGAACTGGACATCTACTGGGCGCCGAGCTGCAACAACGACGTGCTCGAGGTCCAGGACGATCTCCCGGCACGAGTGCCGGAACCCGGCACGCTGGGCACGCTCGCGGCCGGCCTGCTGGCATTGCGATGGGTACGCCGGCGGCGTTAG